The DNA segment TTTACTAAACGCTATACGCTATTCCTATACGCTATAAAAAGGAAGGTATGATGATAAAATTGACCCTCGCAGAGATTGCAGAAGTTACGGCTTGTGAGCTCGTCGGTGACGGCAGCCATGCTATCACCAGCGTCGCCGACCTTTCTGTTGCTACTGACAGCGAGGCGTCATTCCTCGCCAATGCCTCGTATTCTGGTGCTGCACGCGACAGTTCTGCTGGCGTCATCTTCATCGACAAGAGTGCTGATAAGTTTGAAGGAAAGAGATATCTTATATCTGACAATCCTAGCCTAGCCTTCCAGAAGCTCCTCGACATTCTACGTCCTGAAGAGCCTTCGGGTTTCGTCGGCGTCCATAGCACTGCCGTCGTCCATGAGACTGCTACCCTCGGCGAAAATGTTTCGTTGGGGCCTTATGTTGTCATCGACAAAGACGCCGTCATCGGTGTTGGCACGACGATAGGGTCACACTGTTATATCGGTATTGGGACGACTCTTGGCGAAGGGTGTAAGTTACATCCGCATGCTAGTATCAGGGAACGTTGTCGCCTTGGTGATAGGGTAATAGTCCAGCAGGGCGCTGTAATAGGCTCTTGCGGATATGGATACGACACTGGCAGCGACGGCAAACATACCAAACTTATTCAGCATGGTTGTGTCGTCATCGAAGACGACGTCGAGGTTGGCGCCAACTCCACCATCGACAGGGCGCGCTTTGAAGACACCGTCATATGTCGTGGCACCAAGATCGACAACCTCGTACAGATCGCCCACGGCGTACATATTGGCACCGACAACCTCCTCGTCGCACAGGTTGGCATCTCTGGGTCAGTGACGACAGGAAAGAATGTCGTCCTTGGCGGTCAGGCAGGCGTCGTCGGACATCTATCTATCGGCGACAACATCATGGTAGCGGCGCGCAGCGTCGTCTTCAAATCGTTGAAATCTCCAGGGAAGTATGGTGGCATCCCAGCTATTCCTTTGAGAGAGCATCAACGTCAGCAAGTTCTACTTAGGAACATCAAAAAACTCGTTGAGCGTGTTTCAGCTTTGGAGACAAAGAGCTAACCACAGAGAAAGAAGAATAGGAATTTTCTACCACAGAGGACACAGAGGACACAGAGAAGAAAAGACAATTGCTGGGGAATCCTCCCCCAGACCCCCGAAAGGAAGGAAGAATATGACATCAACACTTTATAGCGAAGAAA comes from the Waddliaceae bacterium genome and includes:
- the lpxD gene encoding UDP-3-O-(3-hydroxymyristoyl)glucosamine N-acyltransferase translates to MIKLTLAEIAEVTACELVGDGSHAITSVADLSVATDSEASFLANASYSGAARDSSAGVIFIDKSADKFEGKRYLISDNPSLAFQKLLDILRPEEPSGFVGVHSTAVVHETATLGENVSLGPYVVIDKDAVIGVGTTIGSHCYIGIGTTLGEGCKLHPHASIRERCRLGDRVIVQQGAVIGSCGYGYDTGSDGKHTKLIQHGCVVIEDDVEVGANSTIDRARFEDTVICRGTKIDNLVQIAHGVHIGTDNLLVAQVGISGSVTTGKNVVLGGQAGVVGHLSIGDNIMVAARSVVFKSLKSPGKYGGIPAIPLREHQRQQVLLRNIKKLVERVSALETKS